From Selenomonas ruminantium AC2024, a single genomic window includes:
- a CDS encoding DMT family transporter yields MKERNKGLLMVCLGASMWGGSGVAGQYLLQDCGFSTEWLVVSRMLLAGVIFLAADICLYKENIFCVWTDRKDAKEILLFSILGMLAVQYTYFACIKEGNAAAAAVLQYLMPIIIVGYTAITVRRFPQYLEILCAAMAVGGTILLVTHGSLDSLAISPLALFWGLASAVAAAFYTMQPKRLIRKWRPTLVVGWGMLLGGLALSGICPPWQFSGSWNDMAALIYAYIIVFGTVVAFGCYLGSIKYIQPAEAGMLGSLEPLAAIIFSMMFLGASFGLMDVLGTALILGTVFLLARRKDGEQQK; encoded by the coding sequence TTGAAGGAACGGAATAAAGGACTCTTAATGGTGTGCCTGGGCGCTTCTATGTGGGGCGGCAGCGGCGTAGCCGGACAGTATCTGCTGCAGGATTGCGGCTTTTCTACGGAATGGCTGGTGGTGTCACGGATGCTGCTGGCCGGCGTGATTTTTTTGGCGGCAGATATCTGCCTTTATAAAGAAAACATTTTCTGCGTTTGGACAGACAGGAAAGATGCCAAGGAGATTCTGCTCTTTTCTATTTTGGGGATGCTGGCGGTGCAATATACTTATTTTGCCTGTATCAAAGAGGGAAATGCGGCGGCTGCGGCGGTGTTGCAGTACCTGATGCCCATCATCATCGTGGGATATACGGCCATTACTGTCCGCCGCTTTCCGCAGTATCTGGAAATTCTGTGCGCGGCCATGGCTGTGGGCGGGACGATTCTGCTGGTTACCCATGGCAGTCTGGACTCCCTGGCCATCAGTCCGTTGGCTCTGTTTTGGGGGCTGGCTTCGGCTGTGGCGGCGGCCTTTTATACCATGCAGCCCAAGCGGCTGATTCGCAAATGGCGTCCCACGCTGGTGGTGGGCTGGGGGATGCTCTTGGGAGGTCTAGCACTGTCGGGTATCTGTCCTCCTTGGCAGTTTTCCGGCAGCTGGAATGATATGGCTGCGCTTATCTATGCTTATATTATTGTATTTGGCACTGTGGTGGCCTTTGGCTGTTACTTAGGCAGTATAAAATACATTCAGCCAGCGGAAGCGGGAATGCTGGGCTCTCTGGAACCGCTGGCGGCCATAATCTTTTCCATGATGTTTCTGGGGGCCAGCTTTGGCTTGATGGATGTGCTCGGGACAGCGCTTATTCTGGGCACGGTGTTCCTGCTGGCTCGCCGAAAGGATGGAGAACAACAAAAATGA
- a CDS encoding ABC transporter substrate-binding protein, with protein MKWKKLMALALGAVLSAGVLTGCGTDTASKTGEKALTIGDTTFNSSNEEPDVNPHNTYAGWACIRYGIGETLIKYSDNMEIQPWLAVKWENVDELTWKFTLRDGVKFSSGRVLDAAAVKQCFEHLIANNKRAAQDLKIASMEANGQELIIKTTEPKPALLNYLGDPYGCIIDVDAGFEKGIVAGTGPYIATDIKTDDHLVLKKNENYWGGTPKLDKITIRTITDGNTLANALQSGEVQAAYGMAYESYPLFRNDKYNISQISTSRCFFGKMNFDPDSVCSDPAVRQAISMGIDKENFVAKLLDGNGFPANGVFPAGPAFGGDKVKAEKFDPEGARKVLEAAGWVDTDGDGIREKNGKKLVLKWLTYPSRQELPLLAESAQATLKDIGMQVEVNCTADNNQAVKDVKGWDIYAMANVQAPTGDPEYWFTVFATGNATKNQGKYQSAKLDALEAQLSREFDPAKRAQLALQMQQVVLDDHAFVFCSFLKMSMISKANVKNYTSHACDYYQVTADLDVE; from the coding sequence ATGAAATGGAAAAAATTAATGGCATTGGCATTGGGGGCAGTCCTGAGTGCCGGCGTGCTTACAGGCTGCGGCACGGATACAGCCAGCAAGACTGGTGAAAAGGCGCTGACCATTGGTGATACGACCTTTAACAGTTCCAATGAGGAGCCGGATGTAAATCCGCATAACACCTATGCGGGCTGGGCCTGCATCCGTTATGGTATTGGTGAAACGCTGATTAAGTACAGCGATAATATGGAGATTCAGCCCTGGCTAGCGGTCAAATGGGAGAATGTGGACGAGCTTACCTGGAAGTTCACTTTGCGTGATGGTGTGAAATTCTCCAGCGGCCGTGTGCTGGATGCCGCAGCCGTCAAGCAATGCTTTGAGCATCTGATTGCCAATAATAAGCGGGCGGCACAGGATTTGAAGATTGCCTCCATGGAAGCCAATGGGCAGGAGCTTATCATCAAGACCACGGAACCGAAACCGGCGCTCCTCAACTACCTCGGCGACCCTTATGGCTGTATCATTGATGTGGATGCTGGCTTTGAAAAAGGCATTGTGGCCGGTACTGGCCCGTACATTGCCACGGATATCAAGACGGATGACCATCTGGTACTCAAGAAGAATGAAAACTATTGGGGGGGCACGCCGAAGCTCGACAAGATTACCATCCGCACGATTACGGACGGCAATACGCTCGCCAATGCCCTGCAGTCCGGTGAAGTGCAGGCCGCTTACGGCATGGCTTATGAAAGCTATCCGCTGTTCCGCAATGACAAGTATAATATCTCGCAGATTTCCACTTCCCGCTGCTTCTTTGGGAAGATGAACTTCGACCCGGATTCTGTGTGCTCTGACCCGGCTGTGCGTCAGGCTATATCCATGGGCATTGACAAGGAAAACTTCGTGGCCAAACTTTTGGATGGCAACGGCTTCCCGGCTAACGGTGTGTTCCCCGCAGGCCCGGCTTTCGGCGGCGATAAGGTAAAAGCCGAAAAGTTTGACCCGGAAGGCGCCAGGAAGGTACTTGAAGCTGCGGGCTGGGTCGATACGGATGGTGATGGCATCCGCGAGAAGAACGGCAAAAAGCTCGTCCTCAAGTGGCTGACCTATCCGAGCCGTCAGGAACTGCCGCTGCTCGCTGAATCTGCCCAGGCAACCTTGAAAGACATCGGCATGCAGGTGGAAGTCAACTGCACCGCGGACAACAATCAGGCAGTCAAGGATGTGAAGGGCTGGGATATCTACGCCATGGCCAATGTGCAGGCGCCCACCGGTGACCCCGAATACTGGTTCACGGTGTTTGCCACCGGGAATGCCACCAAGAATCAGGGCAAATACCAGAGTGCCAAACTGGATGCTTTGGAAGCACAGCTGAGCCGCGAATTTGACCCCGCTAAGCGTGCGCAGCTGGCCCTGCAGATGCAGCAGGTCGTACTCGATGACCATGCCTTTGTATTCTGCTCCTTCCTCAAGATGAGCATGATTTCCAAGGCCAATGTGAAAAACTACACCTCCCATGCCTGCGATTACTATCAGGTAACGGCAGATTTGGATGTGGAATAA
- a CDS encoding cupin domain-containing protein: MAFIEPNPIQATNKADGNGTITIVKLLTPEELDGKCDMYAKVIIPPLCSIGVHEHHGNTETYHILSGTALYNDNGKEVTIGAGSTTFCPDGEKHGIANPSKTEDLVFMALIIKK, encoded by the coding sequence ATGGCTTTTATTGAACCGAATCCCATTCAGGCAACCAACAAGGCAGATGGCAATGGCACCATCACCATCGTAAAACTCTTGACGCCGGAAGAACTCGACGGCAAGTGCGATATGTACGCCAAGGTTATCATCCCGCCCCTCTGCTCCATCGGCGTGCATGAACATCACGGCAACACGGAGACTTACCACATTCTCTCCGGCACGGCCCTCTACAACGACAATGGCAAAGAAGTAACCATCGGCGCAGGTAGCACCACCTTCTGCCCCGACGGCGAAAAACACGGCATCGCCAACCCCTCCAAGACCGAGGATTTGGTGTTTATGGCTTTGATTATCAAGAAATAA
- a CDS encoding LCP family protein, translated as MRQKRRRKRSYKRVKWILGIMLTVLVAVAGIMAANHSRNNGGLVNSDGEPVKSDQITHVMLLGVDRREGDVGRSDTMMVAAFDQEKEKASLLSVPRDTRVQIEGNDYEKINHAYAYGGHKMSQEAVEKLLGTKIDHYIIIDTKAFERIIDALDGVDINVEKRMYYEDPWDDDGGLVIDLYPGEQHMNGKKAIQYVRYRDGEGDIGRIGRQQKFMKAVLAKVISPSVLPKLPKLVEEVKSAIQTDMSLTELVEFAGKLKSVHDNGLSAQMVPGQPAYIKDVSYWIPDITDLRSLMAEQLGLELSEGEKQRAQADEDAYMKTLPSGMQLLAKSKTSGQVAEGTAEKTEEKSKPMKPEEISVMVINDSGINGAAAEVAQILQRKGFVISGVETGKTSSRTQTTITTSTRNTDVFYGMPFACVIMDGGSSNQAVVHIGLDYKK; from the coding sequence ATGCGGCAGAAGCGCAGACGTAAGCGCAGTTATAAAAGAGTCAAGTGGATATTGGGAATTATGCTGACCGTGCTGGTGGCAGTGGCTGGCATAATGGCAGCCAATCACTCCCGCAACAATGGCGGCCTGGTGAACAGCGATGGCGAACCGGTGAAAAGCGACCAGATTACCCATGTGATGCTGTTGGGCGTTGACCGCCGTGAGGGGGATGTGGGTCGCAGCGATACCATGATGGTGGCGGCCTTTGACCAGGAAAAGGAAAAAGCGTCCCTGCTCTCCGTGCCCCGTGATACGCGGGTACAGATTGAGGGCAATGATTACGAGAAAATCAATCATGCCTATGCCTATGGCGGTCATAAGATGAGCCAGGAGGCCGTGGAAAAACTGCTGGGCACGAAGATTGACCATTATATCATCATTGACACCAAGGCCTTTGAACGGATTATTGATGCGCTCGACGGCGTGGACATCAACGTGGAAAAGCGCATGTACTACGAAGACCCTTGGGATGATGACGGTGGCCTCGTGATTGACCTCTATCCTGGCGAGCAGCATATGAATGGCAAAAAGGCCATCCAGTATGTGCGCTATCGTGATGGCGAGGGTGATATCGGCCGCATTGGCCGCCAGCAGAAGTTTATGAAGGCGGTGCTGGCCAAGGTCATTTCGCCCTCGGTGCTGCCCAAGCTGCCGAAACTAGTGGAGGAAGTAAAGTCCGCCATTCAGACGGATATGAGTCTGACGGAGCTCGTGGAGTTTGCGGGCAAGCTGAAGTCTGTTCACGACAATGGCCTGTCAGCGCAGATGGTGCCGGGACAGCCTGCTTACATCAAGGATGTGAGCTATTGGATTCCCGATATTACGGATTTGCGCTCGTTGATGGCTGAGCAGCTGGGCCTCGAACTCAGCGAGGGGGAAAAGCAGAGAGCTCAGGCTGATGAAGACGCCTATATGAAGACTCTGCCCAGCGGCATGCAGCTGCTGGCTAAGTCCAAGACCTCCGGTCAGGTGGCGGAAGGAACGGCGGAGAAGACGGAAGAAAAGAGCAAGCCCATGAAGCCGGAGGAAATTTCCGTGATGGTCATTAACGACAGTGGCATTAACGGTGCCGCCGCGGAAGTGGCCCAGATTCTTCAGCGGAAAGGCTTTGTGATTTCCGGTGTGGAAACGGGTAAGACCAGTTCCCGTACCCAGACCACCATCACGACTTCCACCCGCAACACGGATGTGTTCTACGGCATGCCCTTTGCCTGCGTGATTATGGACGGCGGCAGTTCCAATCAGGCCGTAGTGCATATTGGATTGGATTATAAGAAATAG
- a CDS encoding ABC-F family ATP-binding cassette domain-containing protein: protein MGILKVNGLKKAFGIDELFHDVNFEVRGGDKVGLVGANGAGKTTLMKILMGQEEADGGSVQLDPAETIGYVQQQADFGEGTLYDEFRRAFDDIIELGERKRSLEKRIAAGEEELLDTYGKVVERFEQLNGYEFDSRIKKVAYGLGFTDEDFQKNVEHFSGGQKTRICLAKALLREPDFLFLDEPTNHLDIGMIEWLEGFLRTYRGGVLIISHDRYFLDKVATRMVELEANTVTSYEGNYTYFMRVKTARREALKSAYEKQQEHIKKTEEYIRKYKAGIKSKQARGRQSQLNRLERIVLPPEAASFNYFAFHKPPECAQRVAELEEVTFGYGSEPVFKDLSLLIRNGDGVALVGPNGAGKTTLLKVLVGELEAAKGRIKIGSRVKIGYFSQQHETLHMDMTVLDEIIYTYGVDEEQARRYLGAFLFHGDEVLRKIGDLSGGEQSRVAFLKLMLTGANFLILDEPTNHLDIPAREAVEEALMAYPGTFLAVSHDRYFLDKVANCTLELDKGQLTEYSGNYSYYLMKKEAEREAEEEERLEAEDAAQKVAAKKAAEKPAEAQKAAEEKAAAKERAEAGKIQSMSDAKRTEMIQRAEAEIAMAEAELKGLEFQMNQPDIQADPAESQRIAEEYAAKEQEIEERYAKWERLVASE, encoded by the coding sequence TTGGGTATATTGAAAGTTAATGGCCTCAAAAAGGCCTTTGGCATAGATGAACTCTTCCATGATGTGAATTTTGAAGTGCGGGGCGGCGATAAGGTCGGCCTGGTCGGTGCCAATGGTGCCGGCAAGACCACCCTGATGAAGATTCTCATGGGACAGGAAGAAGCCGATGGCGGTTCGGTGCAGCTTGACCCGGCTGAAACCATCGGCTATGTGCAGCAGCAGGCAGACTTTGGCGAAGGCACGCTCTATGACGAGTTCCGTCGTGCCTTTGACGATATCATCGAACTCGGCGAGCGCAAGCGTTCGTTGGAAAAGCGCATTGCCGCAGGTGAAGAAGAACTTTTGGACACCTATGGCAAGGTCGTGGAGCGTTTTGAACAGTTAAACGGCTATGAATTTGACAGCCGGATTAAAAAGGTCGCCTATGGTTTGGGCTTTACGGATGAAGATTTCCAAAAGAATGTCGAGCATTTCTCCGGCGGTCAGAAGACGCGTATCTGTTTGGCCAAGGCTTTGCTTCGTGAGCCAGACTTCCTCTTTTTGGACGAGCCGACCAACCATCTCGACATCGGGATGATTGAGTGGCTCGAAGGTTTCCTGCGCACCTATCGCGGCGGCGTGCTCATTATATCTCATGACCGCTATTTCCTCGACAAGGTGGCTACGCGCATGGTGGAACTAGAGGCGAATACCGTCACTAGCTACGAGGGCAATTACACCTACTTTATGCGGGTCAAGACGGCCCGGCGCGAGGCGCTCAAATCTGCCTACGAAAAACAGCAGGAGCATATCAAAAAGACGGAGGAATACATCCGCAAGTACAAGGCAGGCATCAAGTCTAAGCAGGCCCGTGGACGGCAGAGTCAGCTCAACCGCTTGGAGCGCATTGTATTGCCGCCGGAGGCTGCCAGCTTCAACTATTTTGCCTTTCATAAGCCGCCTGAATGTGCACAGCGTGTGGCAGAACTGGAAGAAGTTACCTTCGGTTATGGCAGTGAGCCGGTGTTCAAGGACTTGTCCCTGTTGATTCGCAACGGTGACGGCGTGGCGCTCGTTGGCCCGAATGGTGCAGGCAAGACCACTCTGCTCAAAGTTCTCGTAGGCGAGCTTGAAGCTGCCAAAGGCCGGATAAAAATTGGCAGCCGGGTGAAAATCGGTTATTTCTCCCAGCAGCATGAAACTTTGCATATGGATATGACTGTGCTTGATGAAATCATCTACACCTATGGCGTGGACGAAGAACAGGCCCGCCGTTATTTAGGCGCTTTCCTGTTCCACGGAGATGAAGTCCTGCGCAAGATTGGCGACCTCTCTGGCGGCGAGCAGTCCCGCGTGGCTTTTTTGAAGCTGATGCTTACGGGTGCTAACTTCCTTATTCTGGACGAACCGACCAACCATCTCGATATTCCGGCCAGAGAAGCGGTGGAAGAAGCCTTGATGGCTTATCCCGGCACATTCCTTGCGGTATCCCATGACCGTTACTTCCTCGACAAGGTGGCTAACTGCACCTTGGAACTTGATAAGGGCCAGCTTACGGAATACAGCGGCAATTACAGTTATTATCTGATGAAGAAGGAAGCTGAGCGGGAGGCCGAGGAAGAAGAACGGCTGGAAGCAGAAGACGCCGCTCAAAAGGTAGCGGCTAAGAAAGCTGCCGAGAAACCTGCGGAAGCACAGAAGGCAGCTGAGGAAAAAGCTGCCGCCAAAGAGCGGGCAGAAGCCGGTAAGATTCAGAGCATGAGCGATGCCAAGCGCACGGAGATGATTCAGCGGGCTGAGGCGGAAATCGCCATGGCCGAAGCGGAGTTAAAGGGACTGGAGTTTCAGATGAATCAGCCGGATATTCAGGCTGACCCAGCGGAAAGTCAGCGCATTGCCGAAGAATACGCCGCCAAAGAGCAGGAGATAGAAGAACGCTATGCCAAGTGGGAACGGTTAGTGGCCAGCGAATAA
- a CDS encoding glucosaminidase domain-containing protein, with translation MRFVRAFVPVLTMGCLLLPITGCAAAVKDTPVSQRTIAGRPSFPDKMPGEINKRAISSVHFRCAPAFDEPMMAMDENPESITIMGAAEASQEQMIAFIKQRNTAPKLNCSVEEIVNYYYQEAGAEGVRPDVALCQALKETGFFAYGGDVSPQQNNFCGLGATGNHEPGHSFATPQLGVRAHIQHLLAYAKYKPPVQALVDPRYQHVVQNRPDLHGKVLTWTKLNGNWAVPGKNYGQEILMLWREAQVPDGSSASLQAAQKKVSKAPDEAANLIYRGIVYYNRDDFKNAQADFAAAHKFKPQSGEALFNLAITEEKLGDKKAARKAYDELLTLQPNHNQAWYNRALLRYQSKDYDGALSDLQKLLKIEERSADAQNLIGLCHIGQKKYDKAWEDFAAAGKINSANMNVLANQFIIMACLK, from the coding sequence ATGCGTTTTGTTCGCGCGTTCGTTCCTGTTCTAACCATGGGCTGCCTGCTGCTGCCGATTACCGGCTGTGCCGCAGCGGTAAAGGATACACCTGTGTCTCAGCGCACCATCGCGGGGCGTCCATCCTTCCCCGACAAAATGCCCGGCGAAATCAATAAACGGGCTATTTCCTCCGTGCACTTCCGCTGTGCACCAGCCTTTGATGAGCCCATGATGGCCATGGACGAAAATCCCGAATCCATCACCATTATGGGCGCTGCCGAAGCCAGCCAGGAGCAGATGATTGCCTTCATCAAACAGCGCAATACCGCGCCGAAGCTCAACTGCTCTGTGGAGGAAATCGTAAACTACTACTATCAGGAAGCCGGCGCCGAAGGTGTCCGTCCCGATGTGGCTCTTTGTCAGGCTTTGAAGGAAACCGGCTTTTTTGCCTATGGTGGTGATGTGTCCCCCCAGCAAAATAATTTCTGCGGCTTAGGCGCCACAGGAAACCATGAGCCCGGCCATAGCTTTGCCACGCCCCAGTTAGGCGTCCGTGCCCATATCCAGCACCTGCTGGCCTATGCTAAATACAAACCGCCAGTGCAGGCACTGGTTGACCCTCGCTATCAGCATGTGGTACAGAATCGTCCCGACCTTCACGGCAAGGTGCTGACCTGGACAAAACTCAACGGCAACTGGGCTGTGCCAGGAAAAAATTACGGTCAGGAAATCCTGATGCTCTGGCGCGAAGCCCAAGTCCCTGACGGTTCCTCTGCCTCCTTACAGGCCGCTCAGAAAAAAGTCAGCAAGGCTCCGGATGAAGCTGCCAACCTGATTTACCGTGGCATTGTCTACTACAACCGGGATGATTTTAAGAACGCCCAGGCCGATTTTGCCGCTGCCCATAAGTTCAAGCCCCAATCCGGTGAAGCTCTCTTCAATCTGGCCATCACCGAGGAAAAGCTCGGCGACAAAAAGGCTGCACGCAAGGCCTATGATGAACTGCTCACCCTGCAGCCCAACCATAATCAGGCCTGGTACAACCGCGCCCTGCTCCGCTACCAAAGCAAGGACTATGACGGCGCCCTCTCTGACCTGCAGAAGCTCTTAAAAATCGAAGAACGCTCTGCCGACGCTCAGAATCTTATCGGCCTTTGCCATATCGGGCAAAAAAAATACGACAAAGCCTGGGAAGACTTTGCCGCCGCCGGTAAAATAAACTCTGCCAACATGAATGTGCTGGCCAATCAGTTTATTATCATGGCATGTTTGAAATAA
- a CDS encoding ATP-dependent RecD-like DNA helicase, which yields MANNNEQMALGFAPGTVQEELEGLVDSIIFASEDGKFAVFRLQPTGQNSRVSVTVSSEPPLVGQQVHLTGSWVTHPRFGQQFKAVSIRLEAPTSVEGIERFLASGVIDGIGPAMAKRLVAKFGADTLDVIEQKPKLLETVEGIGKKTAEKIVASYTAQSELREIMLWLESHNVSGALAARIFKKYSSFALDVLENHPYKLAQEVEGIGFATADAIAASLGLAGDDENRVVAGIDYALQQISTNGHCCIPEQPLIERTAKLLRVDPLRVGEVLKKQLKLQRLAVESVGGTTLIYSPYLYRAEKKVARKLLYLQRYADVLNVENPEGLVAQWEEMTGLDLAKAQKEAMVAALTHGILVLTGGPGTGKTTVVRGMIDMLEMAGLEILLGAPTGRAAKRLAEATGRKTMTVHRMLEAQGGRQDDGSSMFAKDADEQLEADAIILDEVSMMDIVLMQHFLDAVPDGCHVILVGDVDQLPAVGPGSVLKDILRSEAIPSVRLTEVYRQDEESTIVLNAHAINAGRLPICKPAGDFQFWEIADPAEVAKNIVRLCVEVLPKQGWNPLTDVQVLSPMHRQECGVENLNKLLQAALNPPAAYKAEYKNSIRTFRLHDKVMQTKNNYTKMVFNGDIGFITAVEADHLTVKFSEDLEVDYEKNELVELQLAYAMSVHKSQGSEYPVIILPLTAGHYIMLQRNLLYTAVTRASKQVILLGTKAALNTAVENDRTRKRYTLLAERLAGALNE from the coding sequence ATGGCTAACAACAACGAACAGATGGCGCTGGGCTTTGCCCCGGGAACTGTACAGGAAGAACTCGAAGGTCTGGTGGACAGCATTATCTTTGCCAGTGAGGATGGCAAGTTTGCGGTGTTCCGTCTGCAGCCAACCGGACAGAACAGCCGCGTCAGCGTGACTGTTAGCAGTGAACCGCCTTTGGTAGGGCAGCAGGTGCATTTGACGGGGAGTTGGGTCACCCATCCCCGCTTCGGCCAGCAGTTTAAGGCTGTAAGCATCCGTCTGGAAGCGCCTACCAGTGTGGAGGGCATTGAACGCTTCCTGGCTTCCGGTGTCATTGATGGCATTGGCCCTGCCATGGCCAAACGTCTGGTGGCTAAGTTCGGTGCGGACACTTTGGATGTGATTGAGCAGAAGCCCAAACTGCTGGAAACAGTGGAGGGCATCGGCAAAAAGACTGCAGAAAAAATCGTAGCCTCCTATACTGCGCAATCGGAGCTGCGGGAAATCATGCTCTGGCTCGAAAGTCATAATGTTTCGGGTGCTCTTGCGGCGCGAATTTTCAAGAAGTACAGTTCCTTTGCCTTGGATGTATTGGAAAATCATCCCTATAAGCTGGCGCAGGAGGTGGAGGGCATTGGCTTTGCCACCGCAGATGCCATTGCCGCCAGCCTCGGCTTGGCAGGGGATGACGAAAACCGCGTGGTGGCCGGCATTGACTACGCACTGCAGCAGATTTCCACCAATGGGCACTGCTGCATTCCCGAACAGCCCCTGATTGAACGTACTGCTAAACTCCTGCGGGTAGACCCGCTGCGCGTGGGCGAGGTACTCAAAAAACAGCTCAAGCTTCAACGCCTAGCCGTGGAATCCGTCGGCGGAACGACGCTTATCTATTCGCCCTATCTCTATCGGGCCGAGAAAAAAGTTGCCCGCAAGCTCTTATATCTGCAGCGTTATGCCGATGTGCTCAATGTGGAAAATCCCGAGGGGCTGGTGGCGCAGTGGGAGGAAATGACGGGGCTTGATTTGGCCAAGGCACAGAAAGAAGCCATGGTTGCGGCGCTGACGCATGGCATTCTGGTGCTCACGGGCGGCCCCGGCACAGGCAAGACCACCGTGGTGCGCGGGATGATTGATATGCTGGAAATGGCCGGTCTCGAAATCCTGTTGGGGGCGCCAACAGGACGCGCCGCTAAGCGTTTGGCTGAAGCCACAGGGCGCAAGACCATGACGGTGCACCGCATGCTTGAAGCACAGGGGGGACGGCAGGACGATGGCTCCTCTATGTTTGCTAAAGATGCAGACGAGCAGTTAGAGGCCGATGCCATCATTCTCGATGAAGTGTCCATGATGGATATCGTGCTTATGCAGCATTTTTTGGACGCTGTACCCGATGGCTGTCATGTAATTCTCGTGGGCGACGTGGACCAGCTGCCCGCCGTAGGTCCCGGCTCGGTGCTCAAGGACATTCTGCGCTCCGAGGCCATTCCTTCGGTACGCCTGACGGAAGTTTACCGTCAGGATGAAGAGAGCACCATCGTCCTCAATGCCCATGCCATTAATGCCGGCCGTCTGCCCATCTGCAAGCCGGCGGGAGATTTTCAGTTCTGGGAAATTGCTGACCCTGCTGAGGTGGCGAAAAATATCGTGCGCCTCTGCGTGGAAGTCCTGCCAAAGCAGGGATGGAATCCCCTGACGGATGTGCAGGTGCTCTCGCCTATGCACCGGCAGGAATGCGGCGTGGAAAATCTCAACAAGCTATTGCAGGCAGCGCTTAATCCGCCTGCCGCGTATAAGGCGGAGTACAAGAACAGCATCCGTACCTTCCGCCTGCATGACAAGGTCATGCAGACCAAGAACAACTACACGAAAATGGTCTTTAACGGAGATATCGGTTTTATCACCGCTGTGGAGGCCGACCACCTCACGGTAAAATTCAGCGAGGATTTAGAGGTGGATTACGAGAAGAATGAGCTGGTAGAACTGCAGCTGGCCTATGCCATGAGTGTGCATAAGAGTCAGGGCAGTGAGTATCCCGTCATTATCCTGCCCTTAACGGCTGGCCATTACATCATGCTGCAGAGAAATCTGCTCTATACTGCCGTAACCCGGGCCAGCAAGCAGGTGATTCTCCTGGGCACGAAGGCGGCTCTCAATACCGCCGTGGAGAATGACCGCACCCGCAAGCGTTATACTCTGCTTGCCGAACGGCTGGCTGGAGCGCTGAATGAATAA